One region of Pangasianodon hypophthalmus isolate fPanHyp1 chromosome 15, fPanHyp1.pri, whole genome shotgun sequence genomic DNA includes:
- the fosl1b gene encoding protein c-Fos has product MYQSHGSAAFTNGLYTDMAARLDLNPTTLMHKKITDAVTSSPSADSRPDDEWLLESSLVSEAECAWDTMASFLPSSLPNCPCLLSQCFSPELLHSETQGRSHDPYKEHSNQLRSVEECERRRARRERNRIAAARCRDRRRMLTDTLQNETEQLERVKAQLEAEIAGLEREKERLELVLEAHKPACKMDGSNPE; this is encoded by the exons ATGTATCAGAGCCACGGGAGTGCAGCTTTCACAAACGGACTTTACACCGACATGGCAGCACGACTGGACCTGAACCCCACCACCCTCATGCACAAG AAGATCACAGATGCAGTCACATCTAGCCCCAGTGCTGACTCCAGGCCAGATGATGAGTGGCTTCTTGAGTCCTCTCTAGTCTCAGAAGCAGAGTGCGCCTGGGACACCATGGCCTCCTTTTTGCCCTCTTCACTGCCAAACTGTCCATGTCTCCTGTCACAGTGTTTCAGTCCAGAGCTGCTCCATTCTGAGACACAAGGCAGATCTCACGATCCATACAAAGAGCACAGCAATCAACTT agatctgttgaggagtgtgagaggaggCGAGCCCGCAGAGAAAGGAACAGAATAGCAGCTGCTAGATGTCGGGATCGTCGACGCATGCTTACGGACACGTTACAAAAC GAGACTGAGCAGTTGGAGCGTGTGAAGGCTCAGCTGGAGGCGGAGATTGCTGGGctggagagggagaaagaaaggctGGAGTTAGTTCTGGAGGCCCATAAGCCTGCCTGTAAGATGGATGGCTCTAATCCTGAATAA